The following are encoded together in the Candidatus Krumholzibacteriia bacterium genome:
- a CDS encoding potassium transporter Kup, with protein sequence MSHAAPEKNSRALTMVVAALGVVYGDIGTSPLYAIRECFHGPHAVAVTPEHILGVLSLVFWSLVIVISIKYLMVVMRADNQGEGGIIALMALVANLSGKPNRRQWLIVTLGLFGAALLYGDGMITPAISVLSAIEGLEVVTPVMQPYVVPITALILLGLFRLQRRGTGQIGKLFGPVTFVWMLALAVWGVISIVQSPVVFKAVNPMYGVRFLAEHGIHSVMTLGVVFLVVTGGEALYADMGHFGLAPIRRAWFSIVLPALALNYFGQGAFLMRSPEYAVNPFYHMFPEWALIPMLILATAATIIASQAVIAGAFSLTWQAAQLGFIPRMHVQHTSDEEIGQVYIPFVNTGLLIATIALVFGFKTSSNLASAYGLAVSTDMVITTILLFIAMHQVWKWNVFAALGVCLVFLVVDIAFFSANVIKIWDGGWFPLAIGVGILIVMTTWRTGRVLLEARVDERRTSFEELKKKRATVTRVRGTGVFLERDPSDVPPTVMRIQRHLNVMFDRVIILSLQTERVPRVPMSERLSVESLDDNMYRVVARYGFDEMPNVPRLLRRCREQGLEIDPSEVTYVMSRETLVATRRKGMAMWRERLFSFMARNSSLVSDTFRIPANHVLEIGAEIEL encoded by the coding sequence ATGTCTCACGCCGCACCCGAGAAGAATTCCCGCGCGCTCACGATGGTCGTCGCCGCGCTGGGCGTCGTCTATGGCGACATCGGCACCAGCCCGCTGTACGCCATCCGCGAGTGTTTTCATGGTCCGCACGCGGTGGCGGTGACCCCGGAGCACATCCTCGGCGTGCTCTCGCTGGTCTTCTGGTCGCTGGTCATCGTCATCTCCATCAAGTACCTCATGGTGGTGATGCGCGCCGACAACCAGGGCGAGGGCGGCATCATCGCGCTGATGGCGCTGGTCGCCAACCTCTCCGGCAAGCCCAACCGGCGGCAGTGGCTCATCGTGACGCTGGGGCTGTTCGGTGCGGCGTTGCTCTATGGAGACGGCATGATCACACCCGCCATCTCGGTTCTCAGCGCCATCGAGGGGCTGGAGGTGGTGACCCCGGTGATGCAACCCTACGTGGTGCCCATCACCGCCCTGATCCTGCTGGGGCTGTTCCGCCTGCAGCGGCGGGGCACCGGCCAAATCGGGAAGCTGTTCGGCCCGGTGACCTTTGTGTGGATGCTCGCGCTCGCGGTGTGGGGTGTCATATCCATCGTGCAGTCGCCGGTGGTCTTCAAGGCGGTCAACCCCATGTACGGTGTGCGCTTTCTCGCCGAGCACGGAATCCACTCGGTGATGACGCTGGGCGTGGTGTTCCTGGTGGTGACCGGCGGCGAGGCCCTGTACGCGGACATGGGCCACTTCGGCCTGGCGCCCATCCGGCGGGCGTGGTTCTCCATCGTGTTGCCCGCGCTGGCGCTCAACTACTTCGGTCAGGGCGCGTTCCTCATGCGCTCGCCCGAGTACGCCGTGAACCCCTTCTACCACATGTTTCCGGAGTGGGCGCTCATCCCCATGCTGATCCTGGCCACCGCCGCCACCATCATTGCGTCGCAGGCGGTCATTGCGGGGGCCTTTTCGCTGACCTGGCAGGCCGCGCAGCTGGGTTTCATTCCGCGCATGCACGTGCAGCACACCTCCGACGAGGAAATCGGCCAGGTGTACATTCCTTTCGTGAACACCGGCCTGCTCATCGCCACCATCGCACTGGTGTTCGGCTTCAAGACCTCCAGCAACCTCGCCTCGGCGTACGGGCTCGCGGTGAGCACCGACATGGTGATCACCACCATCCTGCTCTTCATCGCCATGCACCAGGTGTGGAAGTGGAATGTGTTCGCGGCGCTTGGGGTGTGCCTGGTTTTCCTGGTGGTGGACATTGCCTTCTTCAGCGCCAACGTCATCAAGATATGGGACGGGGGATGGTTCCCGCTGGCCATCGGGGTGGGCATCCTGATCGTGATGACGACGTGGCGGACCGGTCGCGTGCTGCTGGAGGCGCGTGTGGATGAACGCCGCACGTCCTTTGAGGAGCTCAAGAAGAAGCGCGCCACCGTCACCCGGGTACGCGGCACCGGTGTCTTCCTGGAACGCGACCCCAGCGACGTCCCACCCACGGTGATGCGCATCCAGCGCCACCTGAACGTGATGTTCGACCGCGTGATCATCCTGTCGCTGCAGACCGAACGCGTCCCCCGTGTGCCCATGTCGGAGCGGCTCAGCGTTGAGTCGCTGGATGACAACATGTACCGGGTGGTGGCGCGCTACGGCTTCGACGAGATGCCGAACGTGCCTCGGCTGCTGCGCCGCTGCCGGGAGCAGGGGCTGGAGATCGACCCCAGCGAGGTGACCTACGTGATGAGCCGCGAGACCCTGGTGGCCACGCGCCGCAAGGGCATGGCGATGTGGCGCGAGCGCCTGTTCTCGTTCATGGCGCGCAACTCGAGCCTGGTGTCGGACACCTTCCGCATTCCCGCCAACCACGTGCTGGAGATCGGTGCCGAGATCGAACTCTGA
- a CDS encoding T9SS type A sorting domain-containing protein, translating into MARFLLALILAVILAPASINAFPWDDQFGLRGFPGDPTDGTIHDLVVIGGDLYSVGEFNTIGGVNAQCIARWDGNAWTNVGGPVFGLGSLQPTIFTLAGTPDSIVVVGRFVTVNGSPGEMAIWDGNTWTGIHDPLLEQSQWLFSLATDGSNVYIAGDYPSFVSKWDGTTVTQIGIAGGTSNLAVWSLLWYNGGLVAGGNYHSMNGADAYHLAFWDGDSWTNMQTDLPYMWPGKLFERNGDLYMCGGRAFGYPSVRYLQNGQWYDAVADEADCATIGSFTDALFFNDRLYRTMVCGSTVPGGTPVDGVAKWTGSAWDNMDGGVTYSGQYAAAGPLAEYQGNLIVAGEFTAAGGMPALNHLAMWDGERWVANAPDKRVRALASSGSDVYLGGDFLQAYDTPAARVVRWDGNGWSALGGGVNGTVHAMLMVGSDLYVGGEFTDAGGSGAAYLARWDGSTWYPVGASLGGPVYALASDGTNLYAGGGFLSFQAEILQKIGRWDGSAWHAVGGGLTNTGSVRALAVNGSDVYAGGDFNYAAGQPVGNVAHFDGTSWNTMAFGFDDGTVRALEFHGGVLYAAGDFVHWGLDVMNHVAAWDGSLWQKLGDPQNPGVDGPVRALASAGGVLFAAGAFANASGLPAGNIVSWNGSAWAAMDSGLDRPADALAVGEGALFVGGEFATAGGNGAHRFASWALTPTAVASTPPPARAAMLEPAVPNPFNPSTQIRYRVAQDSRVTIGIYDVAGRRVRLLVDEFVPASANVHSREWDGTADNGARAASGVFFVRMQAGGATETQKIVLLK; encoded by the coding sequence ATGGCACGGTTTCTACTCGCTCTCATTCTCGCGGTCATTCTTGCCCCGGCATCTATCAATGCCTTCCCGTGGGACGACCAGTTCGGCCTGCGCGGTTTCCCCGGCGACCCCACCGACGGCACCATCCATGACCTCGTGGTCATTGGCGGGGATCTCTACTCCGTCGGGGAATTCAACACCATCGGAGGGGTGAACGCGCAGTGCATCGCGCGCTGGGATGGGAATGCCTGGACCAACGTGGGCGGACCCGTCTTCGGACTGGGTTCCCTGCAACCAACCATCTTCACGCTGGCCGGCACCCCGGACTCCATTGTCGTTGTGGGCAGGTTTGTCACCGTCAACGGCTCCCCGGGCGAGATGGCGATCTGGGACGGCAACACGTGGACCGGCATTCACGATCCCCTGCTCGAGCAGAGCCAGTGGCTCTTCTCCCTCGCAACCGATGGCAGCAACGTCTACATCGCCGGCGATTACCCCTCCTTCGTGTCGAAGTGGGACGGCACCACCGTCACCCAGATCGGCATCGCCGGTGGCACCAGCAATCTTGCCGTCTGGTCGCTGCTCTGGTACAACGGCGGCCTGGTGGCGGGCGGGAACTATCACAGCATGAACGGCGCCGACGCTTACCACCTCGCCTTCTGGGACGGCGACTCGTGGACCAACATGCAGACCGACCTGCCGTACATGTGGCCGGGCAAGCTTTTCGAGCGCAACGGCGACCTGTACATGTGCGGGGGGCGCGCGTTCGGCTACCCGAGCGTCCGCTACCTGCAGAATGGGCAGTGGTATGATGCCGTGGCAGATGAGGCAGACTGCGCGACGATCGGCTCTTTCACCGACGCCCTGTTCTTCAACGACAGACTGTATCGCACCATGGTGTGCGGCAGCACGGTTCCCGGCGGCACCCCCGTGGACGGCGTGGCCAAATGGACCGGCAGCGCGTGGGACAACATGGACGGCGGCGTCACCTACAGCGGACAGTACGCGGCGGCGGGGCCGCTGGCCGAGTACCAGGGCAATCTAATAGTGGCCGGCGAGTTTACCGCCGCCGGCGGGATGCCCGCACTCAACCACCTCGCCATGTGGGACGGCGAACGCTGGGTTGCCAACGCACCCGACAAACGCGTGCGCGCGCTGGCCTCGTCCGGCTCCGACGTCTATCTGGGCGGCGACTTCCTGCAAGCGTACGACACGCCGGCGGCACGCGTGGTGCGCTGGGACGGCAACGGTTGGAGCGCGCTGGGCGGCGGCGTCAACGGAACCGTGCACGCGATGCTCATGGTGGGAAGCGATCTGTACGTGGGCGGTGAGTTCACCGACGCCGGCGGCAGTGGTGCCGCGTACCTGGCGCGCTGGGACGGAAGCACGTGGTACCCGGTGGGCGCATCATTGGGTGGTCCCGTGTACGCGCTGGCCAGCGACGGAACCAACCTCTATGCCGGTGGCGGTTTTCTCTCATTCCAGGCCGAGATCCTGCAGAAGATCGGCCGCTGGGATGGAAGTGCGTGGCACGCGGTCGGCGGCGGACTCACCAACACCGGTTCGGTGCGTGCGCTCGCCGTGAACGGAAGCGACGTGTACGCGGGCGGCGACTTCAACTACGCCGCCGGCCAGCCGGTGGGAAACGTCGCCCACTTCGACGGCACCAGTTGGAACACCATGGCGTTCGGATTCGACGACGGCACCGTGCGCGCTCTCGAATTCCACGGCGGCGTGCTGTACGCGGCCGGTGACTTCGTGCACTGGGGACTCGACGTGATGAACCACGTCGCCGCCTGGGACGGCAGCCTGTGGCAGAAGTTGGGCGATCCGCAGAACCCCGGCGTCGACGGACCGGTGCGCGCGCTGGCGTCGGCGGGCGGTGTGCTGTTTGCGGCGGGCGCCTTTGCCAACGCGAGCGGCTTACCGGCCGGAAACATCGTTTCCTGGAATGGTTCCGCGTGGGCCGCCATGGACAGCGGCCTCGACCGGCCCGCCGACGCCCTGGCTGTGGGCGAAGGCGCCCTGTTCGTGGGCGGCGAATTTGCCACCGCCGGCGGAAACGGCGCTCACCGCTTCGCGAGCTGGGCCCTGACGCCCACCGCCGTGGCTTCCACACCTCCGCCAGCGCGCGCGGCCATGCTGGAACCCGCGGTCCCCAACCCGTTCAACCCGTCCACGCAGATCCGCTACCGCGTGGCGCAGGATTCCCGCGTCACCATCGGCATCTACGACGTGGCCGGGCGCCGCGTGCGCCTGCTGGTGGACGAGTTCGTGCCCGCCTCGGCGAACGTGCACAGCCGCGAGTGGGACGGAACCGCCGATAACGGCGCGCGCGCCGCGAGCGGGGTGTTCTTTGTGCGCATGCAGGCGGGCGGCGCCACGGAAACGCAGAAGATCGTGCTGTTGAAATGA
- a CDS encoding hydroxyacylglutathione hydrolase, with product MIFHQIDAGGDRNFAYLIADKDGGSAVIIDPPPDPEKYAGLIDGHRLNVEYIVITHGHSDHSWGMAPAKKRFGGKTVGHTTMHLPLDVKVDEGDTLALGDLKLEFIYTPGHTDDHVCVVCGGHVITGDTLFVGKVGGTDLGPGARREWESLQKLMKLPDDTEVWPGHNYGVAPTSTIGHERKTNPFLLQPDFDAFIDLKANWLDYKRKHGIK from the coding sequence ATGATCTTCCACCAGATTGACGCTGGCGGGGACCGCAACTTCGCCTATCTCATTGCCGACAAGGACGGCGGCAGCGCCGTCATCATCGATCCCCCGCCCGATCCCGAGAAGTACGCCGGCTTGATCGACGGCCACAGGCTCAACGTGGAATACATCGTCATCACCCACGGCCACAGCGACCACTCGTGGGGCATGGCGCCCGCGAAGAAGCGTTTCGGCGGGAAGACCGTGGGCCACACCACCATGCACCTCCCGCTCGACGTCAAGGTGGACGAGGGCGACACGCTCGCGCTCGGCGATCTGAAGCTGGAGTTTATCTACACGCCCGGCCACACCGACGACCACGTGTGCGTGGTGTGCGGCGGGCACGTGATCACCGGCGATACGCTGTTCGTGGGCAAGGTGGGCGGAACCGACCTCGGCCCCGGCGCACGCCGCGAGTGGGAGAGCCTGCAGAAGCTCATGAAGCTGCCCGACGACACCGAGGTGTGGCCCGGCCACAACTACGGGGTCGCACCCACCTCCACCATCGGCCACGAGCGCAAGACCAACCCGTTCCTGCTCCAGCCGGACTTCGACGCCTTCATCGACCTCAAGGCCAACTGGCTTGACTACAAGCGCAAGCACGGCATCAAGTAG